The nucleotide sequence GAATTGTCTCAGTATAATCCACAACTGGAGTCTAGGAGAGAAGATGCATAAATAAGATGTATCATGTACAGTGGACCTATCACTGCCTGGAAtgtcttaaagggtttgtccaatcACAAGGAATTAATGGCCTTTCCTCAGTATAGGctgtcaatatctgatcggtgggagttAAAATACCAGCAGACCCGGTGATCAGCTGTTTATAAGCAACCGTGGTGCTCGTACTATCGCTGATTTCCCTTCTATCTTTATCTGTTCGTACTGTGGATCGCCGTCACTcttgtagtggcgattcacagtactacagcctgctctcattcaagtgaatgggacaaggCTGTATAATACTTTTGCTACAAGTCTGAACTCTCGCTACAAGTCTCGGCAATTCACAGTACTAGCAGCAACTGTAATGCAGGGGAAGCAGCCCTCGCAGGATAGGCTATTAATTTATtatgactggacaatccctttaaggcttccttcacacacactttgtCTGGCCATTTtatggggcaaaaaaaaaaaaaagcatccaaGAACTCTTATTGCAAACCATGTGATTAAAAAAGTCCTCTTTGCAACacgatttagggtatgtgcacacggagtgttttcaggtgtatttcggagcGTTTACGCCTTAAAAAATACCTGAAAAAACAgaaacagaacgcctacaaacatctgcccattgatttcaatgggaaagacgGCATTGTGTTCTGAGGGGGCATTTATTAACACCTCATTTTCggaaaacggcgtgtaaaaagacgctcgcgaaaaaaaagtgcatgtcacttcttgagccgttttgggagccgtttttcattgactctatagaaaaacagctccaaaaacggccgcaaaaaatgtgtgtgcacataccttttattctgaaaaaaacccccaaaagacaTAAAAAACGCTACATACAATGACGCATATGAGGAAAAGTACCCCTATGTTCTATGAGTGGAAAACACAACTAATTGCATGAAAAAAAATGCCAAACCAACCCCTTGCTGCAATTTGCAAAAAATGCCACTGaggtaaaaaaaaagagaaaaaaggcaCCTAAAAAAGTAATGCAAGTTTTAGAGCGTTTAATATTTCACTATTGACTTTCAGCTGACATCTGGCTGAAAAAAAATGCGGATTTTGTTCCAAAAAAATctaggatcacacacgcagttttgttAGTTTTTGGCTttggttttttgagccaaacacaaaagtgggcacaaaagaaaggaaatgcatcagttttttctttatatctttccttcctttcggatccacttctggccttggctagaaaaactgaccaaaaaaaggcaccaaaaactgcatcgaaactgtgtgtgtgtgatcctggcctgagTATAGTTAGTATCTATGTATGATCATAACTTGTGTGCTCACTCTGACATTGTGTGGACACATAAAAACCCTAAGTGACAGCTTGAAATTTTGGCTAGGAGATTCTTGTCTTGCCCTTAAACAAACTGGTTCTATTTCAAATGGACAGCACACAATTCCTGTCTCCAGGACCTCGCCCAGAGAGAAGTATTTgtaaattaggctctgttcacatctgcatcagcatGCTGCGCTGTTTTTTTCTGGTAGAAAAATGAACGGACACCGTAACAGAACCCATTAacttgacggaacccattaaagtcaatggattctgtGGGGTCCATCCTGCGGCAGTTACGGCACACCCGTTTTATTTAGTTGTTTTGCTCTTATGGCAgggcagaacaacggaaaccctgaatgcaagtgtgaacataaccttaattGTGTAAACCAGTTACAAGTCAGTTTTTAGGGATTTGATGTGTGGGAAAGGCTGGGGTCATTACTCAGTAGCTCAGTTAGATGAACTCACCTTTTTTGTGGGTGGATAAAATGTTGCAAAGTTGTCCTGTAGACTGGGAAGAGATGACATGACCCGGCCTGGTACTTATTGCTGCTCCTCCGGTCATCTCCACTTGTGGCTTATGTAGGAGAAGCCACAGAATAGCTGTTTGTCCTCCGGTGGTATTGGGGGTTTCTGTGCTTCCTCAGCAGACAGCAGGGTATCTAGTGGAATTGTCTCATCATATTCCACAACTGGAGTCTAGGAGAGAAGATATATAAATAAGTTGTATCATGTACAGTGGACCTGCTTTGATTGTATGACGTGTAGTTCGTATCTGTGCACAATCATAGCTTTTGCGTCCTCTCTATGACATTGAGTGGACACATACAAACCCTATGTGACGGCTTAAAAGTTTGGCCTGGAGAATTTCTTGTCttgcctatatactatatactcacTGGTTCTATTTCAAATGGAGGGCACGCTTTTCCTGCCTCTAGTTCTGGCCAGTTGATTTCTGCAAAGAATTGATGTTGCCTTATGGTGTCACAAACCCCCTGACGCTGCTTAGATGAATTACAGAAGAGCTGTAAAGAAATAACAGGAAATTGCAATCGATTGATAAACACTAATCAGGTAATCCAGACAGCATTTTAtattatcatctatctgtctgtaTCTCTCTATATTAGACGGGAATTATATCGCTGCATGTGGCCCTATTCcttccatcaaaacaacagatTTTATGATGGATATTACTGGCGCCTGAttacattgacttacaatggggtacATCGGGCACTGGTGATATCCATTGTGTGACGGTACTGGCTATGTTTTATACATGGTAACTACAACGcaagtgtaaacagagccttacagaAATATCGTTATATACCTAGCCACATGATTTAAACTATTTTGCCGTGAAATTCTATTATATCAGCTCTCTGTGACCTGTAAGAGTGTGTATACTCACCCCCTCTAGGATGTTCCTTATAGGAGGATGCAGGTTCTCAGGGTAACGGGGACAGCGGATAGAACGCAGGATCCTAGCAGGGTTGTTTCCCTCATAAAATGGAAATTGTCCAACAGCCATTTCAAACAAAATAACTCCAAAGGAGAAGAAGTCCACGTTGGCGTTGTAAGGCTTCATAAGTAGAACCTGTAGAACCATCAGGGAGAAGGGattaagttcggaataaactggatGTGTTGTAAACACTATACTGATAAAATGAGACGTCCATTTCTCACCTCTGGAGCCATGTAGCCTATAGTCCCTGCATGCTCCGTCATCTTTTTTGATCCAAAGATGTTTATTGCTGCCAGGCCAAAATCGGCGATCTTAACGTGACCGGCGCTGTCCATGAGTATATTTTCCGGTTTTAGATCTCTGCAAAGATAAAGGGGGAATTTGGCAAGTGGCAGAGTCATGGAAGGATCACTGCACAGAGTGTCCTTCTCAGTGTGTACAGATATATTCTCCCCTAGACGCAATTCTCCCTTGTCCTGCTGTTTGTACAGAGTTTGATGGAGCAGGCCATACCTCTGTATAAAACTGAAagtatatggaggtacagtaaaaGCCCTATTATGGTTCCGTACAAAGCGAGCCGTTATATGGCTGTGTGCAAGAGCCGCAAGTGTAACCCCTGTCAGATAACAGCAGCTATTATAACACTGATTATCCTTCccatattattatgttatttaaataCCTGTGTATAACGCCCCTTGAGTGCAGATACTGCAAACCGCAGATAATTTCAGCCGAAATAAATctaaagagaaagaagaaaacatTTATCATCATCATTAAACAGCAAAGTTTATAAAAGCTAAAAATCAAACGTCTGCTGTAGAGTGGGAGAAATGATGAATAAATGACCCACATTGCACATTACCTGGTGGTGGCGATGTCACAAGGAGCTCTCCGACTGATGAAATCACGGAGTTCTCCTCCAGTGATATACTCCATGGCAAAAAACACATAATCCTGTAGAAAAGACAGAAATGTAAATACAGGGCATGATGCCAACGCTACCCGTTCTGGCAGCCTATTAAATGGGCAAATCTAGAAAAACAGCTTATCACAAGCCGACTAGGAGGAATCTGCTTAAAATTGAATCCTGATATGCCGGATGTGGAGGTCTATGGTGAAAAGAGGAAGACTCCTACCTCAGTTTGGAAAGTCGCAAAGGCATGGGTGAAGAGCCGGCTGTGTTCAGTGATCTCCAGGGCCTGACGCTCTATGAGGACGGATTCTCTGGAGTCCTCTAGTAATAGCCTTTTCTTCACAATTTTCACGGCAAGCTGTTGCCTGCTGGACGGATGTGAAGCCAGCATTACCTGAAAAAGAGAGTTATGTCTAGGACATTGCGTTTCTCTAACACAGAAGCTAAACGAGAAGAAGGCAGAAGTATGGGTTGGGGGATATTCACCCTCATAGCTCCCATAATACCTCTCTTCTACCCACATTTCCTCTTCAATAGTCCATAGTGTTTGACCTTGTTCACACTACCATAAAATAGTGCACGTTATTGTAGTGCAGAATGTATCACCCCAGTTTTGAATTCTGTCTTAAAGGGTTTAtacaagatatttaaaaaaaaacatggctgctttcttccaaaaacagcaccacatctgtctacaggttgtgtgtgtggtattgcagctctgccccattcacttcaatggatctgcgtagcaataccagacataacctatgcacgggtgtggtgctgttttttgaagaaagcagccatgtttttctaatcttggacattaGTGTGTATTAATAGGGTGTGGTTTTGAAATTTTTCTGTATGCCAGAAAACCGCACTGCAAAAGCGCATGCGTATTTGATGAAGTTTTCCGGCTAATTGTAAGGACACAGCAAATCACGTAAAAAAACACATGCGTTTTTGCAGGGGGCAAAACCACACTGGgtgaatacgctgcgtaaaagcacacagcgtatccgccctgtttgCCACAGGGaactccggccgaaaaaccgcaccaaattgtggtgaagTTTTTCGGCtgaaatgtccactgcggaaaactgcacataaggaaaaaaaaaaagaaagttttatacttacccgtagccatggcgacgacgTGTCCCTCTGTCGTCctacagcccggcctccagggatgacgtttcattccatgtgaccgctgcagcctgtgactggctttaGCGGTCagttcatatgggatgaaacgtcgtcccagaaAACCGACCTGGACAAaggagcacagaattctgggtaagtataagattttattcTTTTTGAGTTgagatttttgtggtggaatcgcagattttccgccacaaaaattgcaacaattaaacaaatacaattgacatactgcggattaaaaaaccgcaccgaaggtcaatttctgagagttTTTTTCTAGTTATCatatacgcagcgtgtggataagatttgttcaaatgccatccactctgctgctactgtattacactgcggattactTTTCAGAAAATGTGCAGTTTTTTGCTactttgtaccaggccttatagAGGATGAATAACATAGTATGAGCTGTGTGAGCACTAGTGTGAATGGGGCTTTGTTGTATCATCAGTGAATTGTGAAGTGAACACTTACCTTTCCATAACTACCTATTCCAAGCACCTTATAGAAGGTAAAATCTGACAAACTGACAGGAGCTGCCACTATATCTATGGTATCCGATGGTTGGGTCTCACTTTCTCCTTGAAAGAAAATAAATCAGTGTTAGAaactcttaggccatgttcacacgttcagAATCTGATAAAGATTTACGCGCAGAATGCCCCTCATCACATCCGCTGATATTCCGCATTCAAACAAGGAAATGGGGAATTTTATTTTCCATTCAAATGCAGCGGAAAAAAATTGAAAGCAGAATAATGACTTCGCTTcagatttttaaatctgcagcattctCGTTATTTGCGCGGATACCGCACATAAAAGCAgcggattagccccattgaattacaatgTGCTTATCCGTGTGTGATTCCGCTGGCACATCCGCAACAGAAATTCAAGTGTCAGACATGAAATTCTTGCACGGATTTTAGAAATCCACGTCGGATTTGCCTCTAAACATAGCCTTAGTCAACTATACATGTTTGTTTTACATCAGGATGAAGCTAGACATCACCTCGAAGGCAAAGTGACTTCTAAACATCTCTGTAGTGTGAGGACCTTGCAAACAGCTTTCCATATCTCATCTTCCTGGGGCCTCATGAATGCAGCATGGAGGGGAGTGTAGCCCAGAATTGGGAATAACTGCGCTTACACCAACATTTTTAGGTTTTGGGTGGAACAGGGGTTATTTTCCATCTGGGGAGGCAGATCTTGAAATGCACGCGTTTTTGGACACAGTttttgtcatgatttttttttaaagttttttttttatttagcaaatagcaaaaacttgggggggggggggggggcgattttgAACAAAAACTATTCCAAACGaatggtgtattttttttctgtttcccattgatttcaatggaggtttaGAAGCAGAGATTACTCCAAGACAAAGTATGACGCTTTGTTTTTTCCACGAGCAGAGACAGAACGCccagaaaaaaaaagcctctatctctcattgaaatcagtggaaGGAGATTTGGGCCATATTTTTTTGGTGCCAATTCATTATCTAAATTGGTGCAAACAAATGCAGTGTGAACTgaaccttagggcttatttaatatttggCTAAAGTCTGGTTACCTTCCCATCCCTCATCTAAGCTTCTAATAATTGGAAACATAGTATTAAGTCATCACTTCTACTTTGATGTATTTACTGACAGCTCCTACCTGTTTCCAATTTGCTCCTTTGACTTTCAGGAAGAGTTTTCTGTCTCTTGGCAGTCCTGCTATTGGACAGATGGTCGATCCCGGATGTGAGGAGCTTTTCTGGTGTTTTGAGCAGCAATCTATACCACTTTCCTGTAGGGCAGTAGCTGGCAGATGTTGGGCTCCTCTCTAGgtccttctctctctttctcttcagGATGTTACTTTCCCCATCGCTGTCTTGGGTTCTCTTTAGGATGTCAATTTTAGGATTTGAGTTTTCATATTTCTCTCCTCCCTTCTTGTAAGAGGTCCGATCTCTCTTTCTGTTATTCCTCTTCCTACTCCTTTTCCCCTTCTTATTGATGTAGTCTGATGCCTCCACTGGAAGCCCAGCTAATGTCATGGGGGGCTCCTCATTCTCAATAGGTTCCTTTTCTAAGATGGTATCAAGAACCTTTCTCTTCTGAGGTGGCTGTTCTTCCTCACTCTCCCTACTACTCCTCACCTCTTGTTTATCACGCTTTCTTTTTTTGTTATGTCTCATGTTCGCTAAGAACAGCAAAAAAATCGCCTCCTCACTCTAGTCGGTGAAGAAACACAAAGGATTTTTGCTTTCCTTCTCCCTTCAGCCAGCCGCAACGTGATGTCATAAAGGAACATGGAGTCATTGGATTCCGCATGACATCATAAAAGAACATGCCATCATCAGCAACCAGATGAGCTGCCTGTTTGCAGGACCTGATTTTATCATACAGTATAAACCCCGGTTTTCCTGCTCCCTAATCCTTTAGGTTGGTCCCTCAGACACCAGTTGATTGCAGGGAATTCTACTGATAGGAATCCTGCATTAGCTGTTAATTCAGTAAATGGGGAGCAGCAATACCAGACTCAACCCATGGgcaggggtggcgctgtttcttttagaaagcagccatgttttctgtAATGTCATACAACCCCTTTGAGCTGATTTTATATACTTTGTATAAATTGTATCTACATTATTTGACACATTTATACTGTACATAAAATTATTTCTATCAGGTTTCTCTCTGCTTATTGATGTTTTGTGAAATTGTTCTGTATGAAGATAACTTTCCCTTTATCATTggaaactaataataataataagtatgtAGTATGTCGACTTTGTTTTCATGTTCGCTCCTACTATTAAGATTGCTGAATGGTCATGTGATCTCTTCGGTCCTGGTGTGTTACAGTATATTGAAAATTAAGGCTAAATGCATTAATGTTTAGGTTTTATGAAGATTTTTATTCTGTTGTGTTGATCCTTCAGGCTCTTGTCTTGGACTTTGGTATTATGCAGTATTTTATAATTTTCTGTAATGCTAttctattattatcactattagggtatgttcacacggattattttcagccattgaaaaatatggaagctgaacgcctccaaacaccttcccattgacttgaatggaaaAAAACTGAGTTTCGTTGCCACggggctttttttacgcggccatatgtaaaatggcgcataaaaaaacggcccataaaaaataagtgcatgtcatttcttgagccgtttttggagccgtttttcattgtctcaatgtcTCATTGTctctaaaaaacgcatcaaaaaacgcttgatgcataaaaaacggctgaaaatcagaggctgttttcccctgaaaacagctccgtattttacggctgtttttcgtTTGCCATGTGAACCTATTCTTATTATTTACCTTAGAGCGGCATTAATCCTATGGCGTAGTTCGTAGGGGAAAAAGGGTTTAAAtacataaggctctgttcacatctgcatcaaagACTCCAAAACGACGTACACTgtgagtcaatgggttccatcgggcgcCGTTGGCTTCCCTCATTTGACTGAGCCATTTACCtcggttttttgttgttttgcttCTGACGAGAAAATCTTGATGcagatgtgagcagagccttCATTTTTTTCCCTCAGGCTTGAGTTGCTTTTTGACGGTCATAATAGCGTAGCATTCTGCAGTATTATATTTAGTAAATTAAAACCGATGCCTGATGGAAACATAACTGATCCATTAAAAGTCAACGGAAAAAAAATACGGATCCGTCATAACTGATCATGAAGGATCATGGCTCCTGTAAAAATGGAAATCatgacgcaagtgtgaacagaagAGATTTAGTGCGTCTTTCTATGCAATTGTGTTTTCAACCAcatataaaaaattaataaagttgTGGGAAAAACATGCGTTTTTTCTGATGCGTACTTAATGTGATTTTTGTAACCGCACCTCAACCACTATGTgggaatatacactaccgttcaaaagtttggggtcacccagacaattttgtgttttccatgaaaactcacacttgtatttatcaaatgagttgaaaaatgactagaaaatatagtcaatacatttacaaggttagaaataatgatttttatttgaaataataattttctccttcaaactttgctttcgtcaaagaatgctccatttgcagcaattacagcattgcagacctttggcattctagctgttaatttgccgaggtaatcgggagaaatttcaccccatgcttccagaagtccctcccacaagttggattggcttgatgggcacttcttgcgtactatacggtcaagctgctcccacaacagctctatggggttgagatctggtgactggccactccattacagatagaataccagctgcctgcttcttccctaaatagttcttgcataatttggaggtgtgctttgggtcattgtcctgttgtaggatgaaattggctccaatcaagcgctgtccacagggtatggcatggcgttgcaaaatggagtgataaccttccttattcaaaatcccttttaccttgaacaaatctcccactttaccagcaccaaagcaaccccaaaccatcacattacctccaccatgcttgacagatggcgtcaggcactcttccagcatcttttcagttgttctgcatctcacaaatgttcttctgtgtgatccaaacacctcaaacttcgattcgtctgtccataacacttttttccaatcttcccctgtccaatctctgtgtgcttttgcccatattaatcttttccttttattagccagtctcagatatggctttttctttgccactctgccctgaaggccagcatcccggagtcgcctcttcactgtagacgttgacactggcgttttgcaggtactatttaatgaagctgccagttgaggacctgtgaggcgtctatttctcaaactagagactctaatgtacttgtcttgttgctcagttgtgcagcggggcctcccacttctctttctactctggttagagcctgtttgtgctgtactctgaagagagtagtacacaccgttttaggaaatcttcagtttcttgccaatttctcgcatggaatagccttcatgtctaagaacaagaatagactgtcaagtttcacatgaaagctctctttttctagccattttaagattttaatcgaacccacaaatgtaatgctccagattctcgactagctcaaaggaaggtcagttttatagctcctctaaacagcaaaactgtttacagcggtgctaacataattgcacaaggggtttcaagtattttctaatcatccattagccttctaacacagttagcaaaaacaatgtacctgtaatgacgggggtggggagacagacaagtgagccctaatctacccgccactcagtccctgtctacttgcaacgacccgccctaggagacggggtacaactgggcgacggtccctacgctcaataagtgcacgacaggcaaacagacaagggtacacagagctagggggagaaaggggcagttgcccacggcaacaccgtgagcaacaagagaagtgaacaagccgagtcaaaccaggagagtacgaggtgccaaacgcagagcaggagagtagtgaacaagccaagtcaaaccaggagtgtacgaggtaccaaacgcagagcaggagagtagtcagcaagccggggtcaatatgaagcaaggacaatagtacaagaagctgcagtagggccaggaaaccaaacgagaagaaatcacaagcaaggaggaacaggaaaggcaggtataaatagacagagggcgggagctagctctgtctggccaggctgtgataggttctcccactcctaagcctgccaccctgagtggtggaagatggagtcagtctcacagacatagaggcaggtgcagactgattatctatgggcgttaacaccgaagctgtgcctggcagatcctttacagtacccccccttttatgaggggccaacggaccctttctaagtggacctggtttactggggaaacgaaggtgaaacctcctgaccaatatcccagcgtgaacatccccagcgggtacccaagtcctctcctcaggcccgtatcctctccaatggaccaggtactggagggagccttggaccatcctgctctccacaatcttggccacctcgaattctgccccctcaggggtgagaacagggaccggaggtttcctcgagggagtcaaggacggggagcagcgtttaaggagggaggcatgaaacacgtcgtgtactcgaaaagatgggggcaactccagtcggaaggagacaggattgaggaccttgtacggccctttaaaccggggagcaaacttcttggacgggaccttaaggtgcaaatttttagacgatagccacaccagatcccggaccataaacaaggggttagcagaacgttttctatctgcctgagttttttgtatgctctgggacgcctctaggttcttctgaacctgagcccagactgtgcacagttcccgatgaacgacctctacctcgggattgttggaactaccaggtgaaacggaagagaaccgtggattaaacccaaaattacagaaaaagggggagacccctgacgagttactgacccggttattaagggaaaattcggcgaggggaatgaatgagacccaatcatattgacagtcagagataaaacaccttaaatattgttctagagactgattagtcctctcggtttggccattagtttcaggatggaaggcagatgagaaggacagatcaatccccaaatttttacagaaggctctccaaaacaatgaaacaaattgtacccctctatcagaaacaatattgacagggaccccatggagacgcaggatgtgtttgacaaacaaggtagctaacgtcttagcgttgggtagtttcttgaggggcacaaaatggcacatcttactgaagcggtctactacaacccacaccaccgacttgccttgagatggaggca is from Rhinoderma darwinii isolate aRhiDar2 chromosome 5, aRhiDar2.hap1, whole genome shotgun sequence and encodes:
- the LOC142652461 gene encoding protein kinase C delta type-like — translated: MRHNKKRKRDKQEVRSSRESEEEQPPQKRKVLDTILEKEPIENEEPPMTLAGLPVEASDYINKKGKRSRKRNNRKRDRTSYKKGGEKYENSNPKIDILKRTQDSDGESNILKRKREKDLERSPTSASYCPTGKWYRLLLKTPEKLLTSGIDHLSNSRTAKRQKTLPESQRSKLETGESETQPSDTIDIVAAPVSLSDFTFYKVLGIGSYGKVMLASHPSSRQQLAVKIVKKRLLLEDSRESVLIERQALEITEHSRLFTHAFATFQTEDYVFFAMEYITGGELRDFISRRAPCDIATTRFISAEIICGLQYLHSRGVIHRDLKPENILMDSAGHVKIADFGLAAINIFGSKKMTEHAGTIGYMAPEVLLMKPYNANVDFFSFGVILFEMAVGQFPFYEGNNPARILRSIRCPRYPENLHPPIRNILEGLFCNSSKQRQGVCDTIRQHQFFAEINWPELEAGKACPPFEIEPTPVVEYDETIPLDTLLSAEEAQKPPIPPEDKQLFCGFSYISHKWR